The sequence TAAGAAGAACGATAATCGataaaatacgttgattttaaTATACTGTAATGACAACAATGAAATTAAGGTAGCGGCACGAAAAGGTACTAACAAAACAGGTGTTTAGATTTcctttattttatttcacataatgtGAGCTTTAGCAAAAATGTTGAATACGTTAAGTAATTTTGTTGAATAAATATCCATTTATCTAATATAGCATATAAATGCCATCATTTCACATTGGAAACTCGCAAACAATCTTTATTCTTTTTTGTATTTCTTCATCTTAAAGAAAACTGTaaaaatacatattttaaaTCCCTTGCTAGTGATGTTCAGATGATTAAATTTGGAGAGACATTAAATGAATGTCACCGTGGCATCCGCCCTGGGCGCAACGTTTTGAGGAGGGGTGACAAACCAATCCTTGGAAACTTGCTCGTTCAATCGAACGCTCTGGCGATGGAGTGTTGTCTATCTTtcttgctcactaaaccaaggCCAAATTTCCTTAGTACGCCACTGGTTTTATTTATACCTTAGGTACTATCTCAATCAATTGAAAGAGATATGTGTTATTTCAAAGGAATAAACTGACTATGGTTAAACTGAGTTTCGATTTAAAGAGAAAAGAaagaagaactgaatgctgcccattCGGTCAGCCAGAGTTGCCATGtaatatttccaaaaatctgtttcAGACGCAAAAACTTATCTGTATCGTTGCTGTATTTCAATCTACACAACATTGTACCACATTGGGTTTCAATtgaatggaatgaaattttactgcactaaGTACTACAATTTAACGTGAACTATTCAAATGGACCTAAAAGCCTATGACAGGTTTTCTTTgcttactttttctttcgatgATTTCTGCGTTATTATATAATGTTATATACAATTGTCATTCTACACTAATAGCAAGTAAACAGGAAAATTGAACATTTATTaagagaagagaaagtaaataatGAGAATCTGTCATTCACTTTCAGGCCCATTTCATATCGAATAGATAATTTAGATTTACTTTTTTTAATAGATACAAATGTAAACAGCTCTTTGTAATCTGTGTATTTATCCTAAGAAGAACTAAACTGTTGAATGTCTTTGATGTTAAGCCAGATCGATTTAATTTTTCTTGAAtgataattttttgcagcgccaTTTCGAGAAACTAAAATACACAAACtgtttaaattttgtttagtcAATTGCTACGATGTTCCAAACAAATACGACCTAATCATATTGCGGTCAAATGATAACTCTTTTCAATCCTGCGAAGAACGATTTGCTCAAACTCCTATCGCTATCGGCGCCGAGTGCAATGCgcaaacgcgtttttttttcatacgttGGCGGTGTGTCATGGAAAACAAACACCTGATTGTGGAAAAAACATGCGCTGCTTTAACTTTTCCATGCTACTGACTTGGTTTAGCATTGCGCACCTATTTGCTGTGGTAACCGAAAATATGAACCGAAAAATACAACACCCACTCCGGTTTGGTGTGATcattttgcttcggtgattcaCGTCTACTGGGTGCAGGTTGTTTTCGGGTTGTGCAGCAAAGATGTCGAATATGGCACCATTCGATGAAAATTGTGAGATTCTAAAATCGCCCGAATTGGGAAGGTAAGAAATTATCAGTGATAtgaacaaataataataatttaaaatcTAGTTACTTTCCAAAAGCCATGTGATTGTTTGTTTAGATCTTTCCTGACCTATTTTCAATTTCCGttttatttgatgatttattaTTATCACAGATTCCTAGTGGCAAAGCGTGACCTGTCGGCGGGTCAGCTTGTGTTAGTCGAGCAACCGTTCGTTGTTGGACCATTTTGGGACTCGGATATTTGTTGTCTGAACTGTTTTCGGAACTCGTGCACCATTTGCAGGTACTATCTCACGcagaaaaaaaatcccaaatatTTCGTTTTCTTCATAATGCTCTGCTCCTACAGACAATGTCGGAGAGCGCCACTCTGCTATGATTGTATCGGCCACATTGAATCAGAGTGCGACTTTTACCGCAAGTCCAATTTAGACATCAACTTCCTGTTCAATCATTTCAATGTTGTGGCAGCTGTTAGATGTTTGCTACTTTTTGGCACCAACCGGGAGAAATATGATGAGGTGTTGAGAATGGAAGCGCATTTGGAGGAACGGAAAGGCACCGACATATGGACCTTCCTTGAGAAGTACGTAGTTCGACCCATACTGGACAGTGAGATGTTTGACAAATATGCAGACGATTTAATAGTGACTGGAGAGCTTATACAACGCGTTTGCGGCATTTTGGATGTTAATGCGTTTGAAATAAGAGGAGACGTGGATCATCAACATGGCATGACGAATCTGATCCGTGGTCTGTACCCGAAGGCAGCACTGATGACACACAATTGCGTTACGAATACTTTGATTTCGGTTGATGGACAGGGATGTATGAGATTGTATACCACTGTTCCGGTTCAGAAAGGACAACTGTTATACTACAACTACACAAGATGCTTATTCGTAAGTCTATTTTACTATTTAGTTCTATTTCGGTTTAATATTTCTCATTAATTTCAGGGAACCTTCGAACGTCGGGCTCACCTCCGCAaaggaaaatattttatttgttcCTGCTTGCGATGTGAGGATCCCACTGAATTGGGGACGTATCTCAGCTCTGTCATGTGCACTGGTTGTAAGGGTGGTCTTTGTTCGTACAATTCGAAGGAGTGAGGTGTACCATCGCAGACAAATGACACAAGTTTAATTATATAACTCTTTTCAGAATAAAATGGGAGTGCAACAAATGTAGGAATCAACTAAATCGAGACTATGTGAAACAGATGTTCACAGACGCTAGGAACGACGCAATGGTTTGTTGTGAGTATGATGCGTCGTTGCAAgttgtataatattttttaattgtttaacATTGTTCAGTattaataaaatagtttcatgaagcATATCGAAAATTATAATGTTCGGAGGAATGCGTACTTCAAACAACTGCAATCTGCGCCTTTGATGAAGCAGTTCCAACTAATTGCCTGTCAAACGGCTTTAAATTCTGAGGCTAAGTAACTACAACAAATTTGCTGGAGACTGTATGATGCTATAACAGAAGTCAGATAATCGTTCAGAGCTTAAACAGTCCATATCCTATATTCCTAAACCGGTAAATCCTTTTTCCCGGTAAAATGGTAAACGGGTGGGATTAAATGGAACATCAAGTCTTCAGCTCTCCAAAGCAATTTTTCGAGTTCAAACAAATTAGAAAAATTTGAAAGTGCCTCAAAGATGAAACCCTCAGATTAGTTTCGAATTTGCTGTTAGAGAAATTTAACCTTATGTATTATTATGTACCTCTCAGTTTTTAAGGCAACGCGCAGTGaggaaaatatttaatttttattttatttttatttgggagcagggaaaagcccgctggagctgaaatttacaatctctctctccagcaggcataaaacctcctaatctttttatatcaacagataacaAAGATCCAAGAAATATATTGCTTAATACTAAGGGCTTAAAGTAAAATTACTCCCGGCGGGGTCAAGAGTGACTGGACGGTGACGATGGTACGTGTCGTTGAAGGCCGCACCCTGCTGtctgtgtgggtccgcgggaaaactCCCAAGTCACAAACACTCGGCGGGTGTCCCGCATACTGGACATTAAAGAGAGTGGCCTTCGGAGAGCggtgaataagagctgtgaagtgaatgttgtagTAAATGAAATTACGAAGGGGTTCGAAGGAGTGGCAAGAGGGGGTGGGGGGGGGGTGCTTTTGGAAAGAAGTTGAAAGCGGCAAAAGATTAAGTTAATTGTCTCAGTAGATGGTGAATATAGGGTGGACAGCCGGGGGATTGAGAGAGTCGAGCGGATATTAGAAATGAACCTAATGATGAATATTATTCTTGGTTGCCGAATCGATGGAGAATGGAGGCAGACTTACTAAGGGAGCACTAAACTAAATTTGTGGATTAGGATCAAATACATGAGAACATCGATTGAATAGacgacacatactggagaaagGTTCATAATAGCTATAATTAGTGCGAGCGGTTTGAATTCTCAGGAAATGATGAGATCGAATATTTCGAgaatgaatatttaaatttagtttgcctaacaattcggggcaatcaatttgagattgcaacagatctgccacgactttactcaataatttcatagaaatccCGTTTTCTTTCAATTCCTCTTTTTCTGATCTTACTTCAAAAAGCTATCTATAAAACatcgaataaaatgatttcGACTAATTAAAAGATacgtttgaaattttcataaattatGTAAATGGATTGCTGTTAATCAAATTACAATGAACTTtataaatttatgtttatgttagtaatctcatttttttttacttgaatAGAGAATaagagaatgagagagaaaacaaactGACTGATAATTgattgagtatacttctacttggtcatagaactatcgagtatctcatttgacagacactttgaccgtaccgattacagttgacgatgaatttagtcagtctgtcaaggtcatttgacatgactgacaatttgcagctctggtaCTGGTTCCTCTcgaaataagaaacagaaacggaaaaaaattgaaaaatattatggggctgttgatcctgtagattacaccgtgagatagaggttttgagagttatGTGATGGCCAAAATtccactgccgataaagcacGCAACGGCAGGCCCTACGTAGCAGAACCGAGTCAAGattacataaaatggaggatgaatccggggtaaaataaatgacaataataatacataGTTTATTGAGGCCTATCTGAGTCAACGCCTGAGTGAAGGTattatggattttttttgttatgattataGAGATCTCAACCTAAAGGTCATTaacctcttcgggctagaaaaactttctgatcctatgtgcgggttgggaatcgaacccatgtgggttgcgtgaaaggcatcgacccgTCCCCAACatggaaaaatgttccatttgacggagcgtttcactcgatattttcgtgagatgggaagcgttacgttaagttaaCGGAACTAGAAAGCGTTCCAaacgataattttcttaaatttaagaTTACAAATCATGTGGGTTATATTGTGAAAATTATGAATAttaaaaaccgttataagggtAAGATTCCTacggtaaacgagttacgatTCGTAACTCTTAagaaagttataggtgttacgaagcgttgtttgcgttacgtttttgtaagttctaggcattacgaagtgttatatgcgttattttcaagtaagttataggcgttacgaagcgttacatgcgttactattttgtaagttctaggcattacgaagcgttacatgcgttattttcaagtaagttataggcgttacgaagcgttacatgcgttactattttgtaagatataggcgttacgaagtgttacatgcgttacgtttttgtgagttataagcgttacgaagcgttacatgcgttacttttttataagttataggcgttacgaagcgttcaaTACTTTACTATTTTgtcagttatagacgttacgaagctttacatagccaagccttggtattacattcctgtagtggaatgtgACCTTCTCTTTCAACACACTTCGcacgccgattcagagtgtacagaaccactgaatggctggtgctacgtttctaatgacactacgaatccttccaggtcgggactcgaacatacgacaactggtttgtaagaccagtgccctatgcattgaaccgccaacccgggactattagcgttacatgcgttactattttttaagttataagcgttacatgcgatacctttttgtatgttataggcgttacggagtgttacatgcattattattttgtaagttataggcgttacgcagCGTTACGTGCtttgcttttttgtaagttataggcgttacgaagcgttatatgcgttacttttttgtcagTTAGAgacttacgaagtgttacatgtgttccttttttgtaagttataggcgttacgaagcgttatatgcgttacttttttcgtAAATTATAGGCGCTGCCGTCTTAAGAAGCCGAACAGAGTTAAAatcacataaaatggaggatgaaaccggggtaaaacAAATGACaaccggaaagagaaagtgtGCGAGCATGCCTTAGTTGAACAAGATTCTGCAAATGAGAAAaatatcctgccgctggatcacatactttttttttgtttcaattatagagcttttaactttaggtcattcgcctcttcgagccagaaaaactttctgaccctatgtgcggagttaggaatcgaaccgaggcgggctgcgtgaaagttatcgacttacccatcacactatacccgtccccccatcacatacttatttagggctagaaaggcgaacgcaagcgcacttcgagtacatgtttggctggatccattataaTACGCCAGAGATCAGAATGATTACCTGACAATAGACTGAAGTCAGCACGAGTGTTTCGGATGGCGTCTCAATCGGA comes from Malaya genurostris strain Urasoe2022 chromosome 3, Malgen_1.1, whole genome shotgun sequence and encodes:
- the LOC131434515 gene encoding SET domain-containing protein SmydA-8-like, which produces MSNMAPFDENCEILKSPELGRFLVAKRDLSAGQLVLVEQPFVVGPFWDSDICCLNCFRNSCTICRQCRRAPLCYDCIGHIESECDFYRKSNLDINFLFNHFNVVAAVRCLLLFGTNREKYDEVLRMEAHLEERKGTDIWTFLEKYVVRPILDSEMFDKYADDLIVTGELIQRVCGILDVNAFEIRGDVDHQHGMTNLIRGLYPKAALMTHNCVTNTLISVDGQGCMRLYTTVPVQKGQLLYYNYTRCLFGTFERRAHLRKGKYFICSCLRCEDPTELGTYLSSVMCTGCKGGLCSYNSKEIKWECNKCRNQLNRDYVKQMFTDARNDAMVCSLDIDELERLITKHSSTLNPHNSLVLEMKQTLAGELRNLCHSVHSSNVPKQILERKLELCAELLEILGVLEPGISRLTGIALYEYNVSLRDLSKKKFDTKEIDATDFLTNLVNAETGLKKSVSMLLFEHPSTPEGQLNKRAMFDLKELRGEISQLKEMADQSSESGIQSKK